The Brassica oleracea var. oleracea cultivar TO1000 chromosome C6, BOL, whole genome shotgun sequence genomic interval ACCTTTTCTTCTGCAATATTGGCACCTAAATCACAGATATCATGGATCAATGGAGCTGCCGTATGCACCAGCATCTCACCTTTCTCAGCGCTAACCGCTTCTTTACCAGAAACCAACTCAAGAACCACCACTCCAAACCCATACATGTCCATTTTCTTCGAAGCAATCCCCGTTCTCAAGTAATGAGGATCAGTGTACCCTGGAGACCCGATCATCCTCACTTGCTTGGAACGAGGTGACGACATAGCTGTAGAAGGCTGGACCATAGATGAGAACCCGACTCTGGCTGATCCGAAGTCGCAAAGCTTGCAGTTGAGGTTTTTGTCAAGAAGTATGTTGGAGGATTTGATGTCACCGTGCACAATCTGAGGGCTACATTTTTCATGAATGTGTTCCATCGCTTGCGCAACTTGAAACGCTATGGCTGTGCGGTTTCTCCATGGCAACACTTGTTTGCTGTTGTGATTGAGCTTCTCTTGGAGGTTACCTTGAGGAAGGTACTCTAATAGAAGCGCACCAGTTTCTTCTGAAAGATCAGAGATGTAAAACATTAACCCTATAAAATGATACCAATTTGGATATAATTTGCAACAAATAGATCATTTGGAACAAATAGATCATTTGGGGTAAACATGAAAAAAAAAAACAATTTGGGTGAAAACATGAAATAACAAAAAGAATTTTAATGAGGACAAGGCAAGAATAAATTACAACAACTTGCATTTATCAAAGAGAATTCGGCCAAAATAAACCTCAACTTTGTACGAATTGCCAAAAGAAACATGAACTTTTGAACTGACCAAAAAAACACCAAACTTTCATTGACTTTAGAATTAATTAATAATGTTTTCGCTGACTTGCCAATTTAGCACGTCGTCAACAAATTTAACAGAAATATTTGACATCGTTTATTGTTGGCGTTAAGTGAAACGACGTCGTTTTCAAATGAGATGAAACGACGTCGTTTTACATGATTTGAAATTAAAAATATGTAAACCCCTGGATTCGAACCCAGGTTGTTTGGTCAAATGGCAAGGTCTTTTACCACTAGGCTAGTGGAACTTTCAATGTTCTTACTAACATGTTTACTTTTATGTGGTACTAATTGAAAATAAAAATATTCTCTAAAAACTTAAAAAAATCTTTAAAATTCCAAAAAATTGAAAAATAAGAAATTTTTTATAAAATCAATTTTGAAATTAAAATTGAAAATAAATTTTATTTTTCTTTTTAAAAAATAAAAACTCTTCCAAAATTTTCTATAAAATTAAAACGAACTTTAAATTCCAAAAAATTGAAAAAAAATAAAGAAATTTTTTATAAAATTAATTTTGAAATTAAAATAGAAAATAAAATTTTATTTTTTCTTTTCATAAAATAAAAAATCTTTCAAAATTTTCAATTTTTTTAATACATTTGCTAAAAGTTGAAATTAATTATACACACATAAAAAGTTGATAGTTGTAACTTTAATTTTTTGCATTTTATTATAATTTTTAAAAAATTTGGATTTTTTTAAAAAAATGAAAATTTTGGAAACTTTTTGACTTTTTAAAGAAAAGGAAATATTTTAATTTTAATTCAAAATTAATTTNNNNNNNNNNNNNNNNNNNNNNNNNNNNNNNNNNNNNNNNNNNNNNNNNNNNNNNNNNNNNNNNNNNNNNNNNNNNNNNNNNNNNNNNNNNNNNNNNNNNNNNNNNNNNNNNNNNNNNNNNNNNNNNNNNNNNNNNNNNNNATTTTAATTTCAAAATTAATTTTATAAAAAATTTCTTTATTTTTTTTCAATTTTTTGGAATTTAAAGTTCGTTTTAATTTTATAGAAAATTTTGGAAGAGTTTTTATTTTTTAAAAAGAAAAATAAAATTTATTTTCAATTTTAATTTCAAAATTGATTTTATAAAAAATTTCTTATTTTTCAATTTTTTGCAATTTTAAAGATTTTTTTAAGTTTTTAGAGAATATTTTTATTTTCAATTAGTACCACATAAAAGTAAACATGTTAGTAAGAACATTGAAAGTTCCACTAGCCTAGTGGTAAAAGACCTTGCCATTTGACCAAACAACCTGGGTTCGAATCCAGGGGTCTACATATTTTTAATTTCAAATCATGTAAAACGACGTCGTTTCATCTCATTTGAAAACGACGTCGTTTCACTTAACGCCAACAATAAACGACGTCAAATATTTCTGTTAAATTTGTTGACGGCGTGCTAAATTGGCAAGTCAACGAAAACATTGTTAATTAATTTTAAAGTCAATGAAAGTTTGGTGTTTTTTTGGTCAGCCCAAAAATTCATGTTTCTTTTGGCAATTCGTGCAAAGTTGAGTGTTTTTTTGGCCGAATTCTCATTTATCAAATAAAATATTTTTAATTAAAGTATTTTGACTTTTTCATGTCTGATGTACATAATTCAAAGGCCTATTGGGAACCTGAATCGTCGAAGTAACCGAGAAGCTTGACAATGTGAGGATGTTGAAGACGAAGCAAGATCTCGAGCTCAGATCTAAACACCTGGTAAAGACGGTGGCTACCCACATGAACCTTGAAAGCCGCTTTTTTGGCGCCAGACAAACGAGCCAAGTAGATACTACTGTAGCCACCGGAACCGATGAGTCTAGAGAAATTTGAGGTGAGAGACTCTACATCGCCCCAGGTATAACATGTTATGCCGGAGACAGAGACAGATCCAGTAATCTTGGGTTTCTTGTCGGTGGTCGAGTCATCGAAACGTACACAAGTTAAGAAACAGGACATTCTTGAAACAGAGAGACGGAGAAAAGAGAAGTTGTTAAGTTTGAGTGAGGACTCTCTGATTTAAGGAGATAAATGGTGGGTTTCTAGGAAACGCAAAGGGTTTGTAACTGCCGACAGAGAAGGAACAGGAGAATCGGAGAGTGGAGATCTGATTAGGAATGTGTTTATGTTTGGTGGATTAAGAATTAAAGAAGAAGAGGAAGAAAGAGAGGCAGAGTTTGACCGTTTGTGAGGAATGAGGAAGAAGAAGAAGCCTTCCCTAGAAGCTGCACTGACGTTATAACCACTACGGCTCATTTCCTTCTCTATATACTTTTTCTTTTGCCAATATATTTTTCAATAATTGTTATTAATACTTTAACACCCATAAGATTATGTGCTTTATTTATTTATGGGGGTAGACAAAACTCATGCTTCATCCCATTTCCAATCACAAATTTTTTTACATATATAAATTCATTTTCATATGGTGTAATCTCGTGATTCATGTTTGGGAATGAGCTGGAAATACATTTTTAAACCTATTTAAGTTTTCAATGTAATCAAAATTATTTGTTAATGACAAAATTCCATATTCCCAGTAGAAGAAATTATGAAATAATATATAAAGATTAAGAATCAATTTATTTAGTATCAAGTGTTTTGAATTGGAATCTCACACTCCTTCCGTTTCGTAAATAAAAAGTATCACTTAAATTTTTTTACACATATTAATAAAATGACTAAAACATATTAAATTTTTTATTAATCACTTCTATTTAACTAATAATATTTAAGATAAATAAATTTATTTACAAGATCAATTCATTTTATAATTAATAATAAATTGTAAATAGGAAAATTGTCAAAAATATCATTTTCAAGTTACCATTTTTCATGTTTACGTTAACCACTTTTACCCTCATCTTTAATGAAGGGTAAAAGACATTTATAACCTTTTGATTACCTAAATTCAAACCCTAAACCCTAAAACTCAACTCTAAACCCTAAAACATCAACTCTAAACCCTAAACGTAAACCCTAAACCCTAAACCTTATATTTTTCTGAAATTCCAACCATAAACCCTAAACCTTCAAAGCTAAACCCTAAAACATCAACTCTAAACCCTAAACGTAAACCCTAAACCCTAAACCTTATATTTTTCTGAAATTCCAACCATAAACCCTAAACCTTCAAAGCTAAACCCTAAAACATCAACTCTAAACCCTAAACGTAAACCCTAAACCCTAAACCTTATATTTTTCTGAAATTCCAACCATAAACCCTAAACCTTCAAAGCTAAACCCTAAAACATCAACTCTAAACCCTAAACGTAAACCCTAAGCCCTAAATCNNNNNNNNNNNNNNNNNNNNNNNNNNNNNNNNNNNNNNNNNNNNNNNNNNNNNNNNNNNNNNNNNNNNNNNNNNNNNNNNNNNNNNNNNNNNNNNNNNNNNNNNNNNNNNNNNNNNNNNNNNNNNNNNNNNNNNNNNNNNNNNNNNNNNNNNNNNNNNNNNNNNNNNNNNNNNNNNNNNNNNNNNNNNNNNNNNNNNNNNNNNNNNNNTTGATAGTTTAGGGTTTAGTGTTGATAGTTTAGGGTTTAGTGTTGATAGTCTAGGGTTTAGTGTTGAAGTTTAGGGTTTAAAGTTTAGAAGATGTTTTAGGGTTTAGAGTTGAAGGTTTAGGGTTTAGGGTTTAGAGTTGATGTTTTAGGGTTTAGAGTTGAGAGTTTAGGGTTTAGAGTTGATGTTTCGGAGTTTTCGAGATTAGAGTTGATGTTTCAGGGGTTAGGGTTTATTTCAAAAAAAAAAAGTTTAAGATTGATGGTTTAGGGTTCGTATTGCAAAAAATTAGGGTTTATGATTGATGGTTTAGGGTTTAGAATTGAGTTTTAGGGTTTAGGGTTTGAATTTCGAAATAATATAATTCAGAAAAAATTAAAAAAATTAGTTTTTATTGTTTTAGATTTTTATTTATTTAAATATTTATTTATTATATATATAAAAAACATGAGGATAAAAGTCTTTTGCCTCTTAATGAGGAAGATATTTTTGAAAATGTCCTTTTAATGGTGGTATAAATGAAAAGTGGTAGTATGAAAGTGGTAAACATGTAATTTCCCCTAAGTACAATTTGCGTTTTAATTCTAAAACAACACTCTTTGTGTAAAAAAAATAATACTAAAATAACATTTTTTTAAGAAACAGAAGGATTAATAGATATGAATTTAACATAGTATTAGAATCAACCGATGTTGGCTTATTCTTTAAATGCTTTTTTATTTTTTTGAAAAAAATCTACCTAAAAATAATACTAATTGATGAGAGACAGATCCCTCAATAATAATGGCCCTCAAATGACCATCACCACCGCCACATACGAAGTTTTACAAAAGCAAAATTAATTGGAAAGTTTTAGGATAGAGACCATAATGTATGTTGCCGATCATATTGAATCTAATTCATCTGTCATGAAAAAAAAAAAAAAAAAAAAAGTATGACCTAACCAGCAATGCAATGTAGATATATAATTCTTTTAGATCCCTTGCATGTTTCACATAAGATGATTTAAATAGCAATTAAATTGTATCCTTATATTAGTATTATGTAATCTAAAATATAAGTAGGAAGCGATTTTCTTTCTTACAAAGTTCCTAGTTAATCACTACACTACGTTGTTTTTAATTCCTAATAAAGTAACAACGAAATTATGTTATGAAATGCTAGCAAGCGCGAAATATAGAAACCATTTATATATTTAGCGACAAAATGTGGTCAACAAATCCGGTGAATTGCCCACGACCTGGAAATATTTTAGCAACAGCTTAAGAGAGTAGTGTTTCAGTCCGTCGGTAACTAACGAGTAACAGGGATGGACATTTAATCCATTAAATTTGATTTGATTCGATTCGTTATTTGTTTTGATTCGATCCGAAAATTTCGGATATCCGTAAACTTTTGAAACAAAACTAATATTAAAAATTAATATTTGTTAAAATCGAAACAAATCACAAATATTAAAATTTTAGGAAGCGGATATCAGCTCCAATCCGGCAATATATAAATACATGTATATCTTGATTATATTTAAAGTTTAAATGTATAAAATTATATAATTATTATTCTAACATATGATTTGACAAATTATATTCATATTATTACTTATATAAAAGTATTACATAAAAAGAAAAAAATTACGACAATTATAACTTTTTTTCTTAAGTTTTGTGTTATTATAATTGTTAACTAAATTTTAAAAAATTACAAAATATGTAGATTCACTACTTATTTTAATTTTAATTTTTTATATCATGCAAAAAAATATTTTACAAAACAAATTTGTATCAAAATTTTAAGATTATTTGTATTAATTAAAAAGATGAGATATCCGTAAGTATTCTTAAATATCCGCAAATATCTATTTATTTTCGGATATCCGTATTTTTCTGAAGCAAAGCAAATTGAAAAATTAGATATTCGTAACATACAAAACAAATCACAAATACCTTTAAAAATCCGGATATCCGATCTATGTCCACCCCTAATGAGCAATGGCCTAAGCAACCAACAACAAAAAATAAACTAATGACTAATTGCAATTAGCAACCGACAAAAAAACTAAAAATTAATTGCTGACGAAAAAACTTAGCTGAACACCAAAAAAAAAAAATTGTTTGCTTTATCTTTTTAACAAAATTCGCAACTTTCTCTTTTGTATATCCAATCATAACTAAAGCAGCTTTTCTCATGATTTTCATAGAAATATCACACATGCGCTCTCCAAAATGGTTAAACAGGCGTTAGGCACCACCAACCAGACTGACATAAGATTGCATGGGCACATGCTCTCTCTAAAACCCGAGCATCTTATATTACACACCCTCTAACTCTTAAATCTAATAATACAAACAATATAATATTGAACAATGTATATACATTAATTCAACGGCAAGGGAACGGTAGGAGAATCATTGTCCCATGTATATTCAAATAGCACTCTCCTTTCTATGTTTAATTAATTTTGAATCCAAAGATGTCGTCAAGTATAGAGGTTAGATGTAGTGTCTTTTTCTTTCATTTTCAACACGCTGAAACGTGGAAGATGCTCTTATTTTCTGCGTGTTGTATATGTACATACTCGAATTTCTCTTGAATTGAACTCAATATACCCAACCACTCACCGACACATTTCTCTTGCTTCTTTTCCTGACTATAA includes:
- the LOC106301130 gene encoding probable receptor-like protein kinase At1g33260, translated to MSCFLTCVRFDDSTTDKKPKITGSVSVSGITCYTWGDVESLTSNFSRLIGSGGYSSIYLARLSGAKKAAFKVHVGSHRLYQVFRSELEILLRLQHPHIVKLLGYFDDSEETGALLLEYLPQGNLQEKLNHNSKQVLPWRNRTAIAFQVAQAMEHIHEKCSPQIVHGDIKSSNILLDKNLNCKLCDFGSARVGFSSMVQPSTAMSSPRSKQVRMIGSPGYTDPHYLRTGIASKKMDMYGFGVVVLELVSGKEAVSAEKGEMLVHTAAPLIHDICDLGANIAEEKVRQFLDPRLSKDSSLDIEEVKTMLGVAAFCLRSPPSLRPSASQVVQTLVQKIPSLSFLSCGKEA